A region from the Paenibacillus humicola genome encodes:
- a CDS encoding alpha/beta fold hydrolase gives MNAWESKMISTTRGLFEVFIAGEGNPICVTHYYSAFTKRGNYFADLFTEQGKVILVNLKDCGNSDRAAEDNELSMMETVEDLEAIRTSLGYEQWSFAGHSTGGMLGLIYAIHYADTLDHLIVVGAAASNEYMRSKVAFIAGKTLIIIVFLKFSPF, from the coding sequence TTGAATGCCTGGGAATCGAAAATGATATCTACCACTCGAGGATTATTCGAAGTGTTTATTGCAGGAGAAGGTAACCCTATATGCGTGACGCATTACTATTCAGCGTTTACGAAACGCGGGAATTATTTTGCAGACCTCTTCACGGAACAAGGGAAAGTGATTCTGGTTAACTTGAAGGATTGCGGGAACTCGGACCGCGCCGCAGAAGATAACGAGCTTAGCATGATGGAAACCGTTGAGGACCTGGAGGCAATAAGAACTTCGCTCGGTTATGAACAATGGTCGTTTGCGGGGCATTCAACAGGCGGGATGCTGGGACTTATCTATGCAATCCATTACGCGGATACCCTTGATCATTTAATTGTCGTAGGAGCTGCAGCTTCAAACGAGTACATGCGATCGAAAGTAGCATTTATTGCAGGGAAAACCCTAATAATTATCGTCTTCTTGAAATTTTCGCCATTCTAA